One genomic window of Streptomonospora nanhaiensis includes the following:
- the purN gene encoding phosphoribosylglycinamide formyltransferase, producing the protein MSARVVVLISGTGSNMAALLDAAADRLYGAEVVAVGSDRDAPGLALAERAGVATFTVRLADHRDRAEWDAALSERIAAFAPDLVVSAGFMRLLGPAVLDRHTVINTHPALLPAFPGTHAVRDALAYGVRITGATVHFVDSGMDTGPVIDQVAVPVLPGDDAEALHERIKTVERRMLVDVVGRLAREGWTVEDRHVRLGSVEPGPSPSPGYVAEENR; encoded by the coding sequence TCTCATCTCCGGCACGGGGAGCAACATGGCCGCCCTGCTGGACGCGGCGGCCGACCGCCTCTACGGCGCCGAGGTGGTCGCGGTGGGCTCCGACCGCGACGCCCCCGGACTGGCCCTGGCCGAGCGCGCGGGCGTGGCGACCTTCACGGTGCGCCTCGCCGACCACCGCGACCGCGCGGAGTGGGACGCCGCGCTCAGTGAGCGCATCGCCGCGTTCGCGCCCGACCTGGTGGTCTCGGCGGGGTTCATGCGGCTGCTGGGCCCGGCGGTCCTGGACCGCCACACCGTCATCAACACCCACCCCGCGCTGCTGCCGGCCTTCCCCGGCACGCACGCGGTGCGCGACGCCCTCGCCTACGGGGTGCGGATCACCGGCGCCACCGTCCACTTCGTGGACTCCGGCATGGACACCGGCCCGGTCATCGACCAGGTGGCGGTGCCGGTGCTGCCCGGCGACGACGCCGAGGCGCTGCACGAGCGCATCAAGACCGTCGAGCGGCGGATGCTGGTCGACGTGGTGGGCCGCCTGGCGCGCGAGGGCTGGACCGTCGAGGACCGACACGTGCGGCTGGGCTCGGTGGAGCCCGGGCCGTCCCCTTCACCCGGATACGTTGCAGAGGAGAACCGGTGA
- the purH gene encoding bifunctional phosphoribosylaminoimidazolecarboxamide formyltransferase/IMP cyclohydrolase has protein sequence MTQQAIRRALISVYDKTGLEELAYGLAEAGVEIVSTGSTAARLAEVDVPVTPVEEVTGFPEVLDGRVKTLHPKVHAGLLADRSNAAHRATLEELDIAPFDLLVVNLYPFQQTVASGAAPAECVEKIDIGGPAMIRAGAKNHGSVAVVVDPGRYDEVVEAVQGGGFTLEQRKRLAALAYAHTAAYDAAVASWFARDYAPDEVAVETGWPDFYATAYRRSSPLRYGENPHQRAALYRGDDDAWGPGLAGAEQLHGKEMSYNNYVDADAALRAAYDFTEPCAAIIKHANPCGIALGADIAEAHRKAHACDPVSAYGGVIATNRPVSVALAEQVSEIFTEVLVAPEYEPGAVDILTRKKNIRLLVVTPPDRAARPEAKPVSGGSLLQSVDLVDAPGDDPAAWELRAGAAVDDDTLADLAFAWRAVRAVKSNAILVAADRATVGVGMGQVNRVDSARLAVTRAGERVRGAVAASDAFFPFPDGLEVLIEAGVRAVVQPGGSVRDEQVVAAAEQAGIALYFTGTRHFFH, from the coding sequence GTGACCCAGCAGGCCATTCGGCGCGCGTTGATCAGCGTCTACGACAAGACCGGGCTGGAGGAGCTGGCCTACGGGCTGGCCGAGGCCGGGGTGGAGATCGTCTCCACCGGATCCACCGCCGCGCGCCTCGCCGAAGTCGACGTTCCCGTCACCCCGGTCGAGGAGGTCACCGGGTTCCCCGAGGTCCTGGACGGCCGGGTCAAAACCCTGCACCCCAAGGTGCACGCCGGCCTGCTGGCCGACCGCTCCAACGCCGCGCACCGCGCCACGCTGGAGGAGCTGGACATCGCGCCGTTCGACCTGCTGGTGGTCAACCTCTACCCGTTCCAGCAGACGGTGGCCTCGGGCGCCGCGCCGGCCGAGTGCGTCGAGAAGATCGACATCGGCGGCCCCGCGATGATCCGCGCCGGGGCCAAGAACCACGGCTCGGTCGCGGTGGTGGTCGACCCGGGCCGCTACGACGAGGTCGTGGAGGCCGTGCAGGGCGGGGGCTTCACCCTGGAGCAGCGCAAGCGCCTGGCGGCGCTGGCCTACGCCCACACCGCCGCCTACGACGCGGCCGTGGCGTCGTGGTTCGCCCGCGACTACGCGCCCGACGAAGTCGCGGTCGAGACCGGGTGGCCCGACTTCTACGCCACCGCCTACCGGCGCTCCTCGCCGCTGCGCTACGGCGAGAACCCCCATCAGCGGGCCGCGCTCTACCGGGGCGACGACGACGCCTGGGGGCCGGGCCTGGCCGGTGCCGAGCAGCTGCACGGCAAGGAGATGTCCTACAACAACTACGTCGACGCCGACGCCGCGCTGCGCGCCGCCTACGACTTCACCGAGCCGTGCGCGGCCATCATCAAGCACGCCAACCCGTGCGGGATCGCGCTGGGCGCCGACATCGCCGAGGCGCACCGCAAGGCCCACGCCTGCGACCCGGTGTCGGCCTACGGCGGCGTGATCGCCACCAACCGCCCGGTGAGCGTGGCGCTGGCCGAGCAGGTGTCGGAGATCTTCACCGAGGTGCTGGTGGCGCCGGAGTACGAGCCGGGCGCCGTGGACATCCTCACCCGCAAGAAGAACATCCGGCTGCTGGTGGTCACCCCGCCCGACCGCGCCGCGCGCCCCGAGGCCAAGCCGGTCAGCGGCGGCTCGCTGCTGCAGTCGGTGGACCTGGTCGACGCCCCCGGCGACGACCCCGCCGCCTGGGAGCTGCGCGCCGGCGCGGCCGTCGACGACGACACGCTGGCCGACCTGGCGTTCGCCTGGCGCGCGGTGCGCGCCGTGAAGTCCAACGCCATCCTGGTGGCCGCCGACCGGGCGACGGTGGGCGTGGGCATGGGCCAGGTGAACCGGGTGGACTCCGCGCGCCTGGCGGTGACCCGGGCCGGCGAGCGGGTGCGCGGGGCGGTCGCGGCCAGCGACGCGTTCTTCCCGTTCCCCGACGGCCTGGAGGTGCTGATCGAGGCGGGCGTGCGGGCGGTCGTGCAGCCCGGCGGGTCGGTGCGCGACGAGCAGGTGGTCGCGGCGGCCGAGCAGGCCGGTATCGCCCTGTACTTCACCGGCACCCGGCACTTCTTCCACTGA
- a CDS encoding bifunctional methylenetetrahydrofolate dehydrogenase/methenyltetrahydrofolate cyclohydrolase, with the protein MSAQILDGKATAAAIRAELVDRVAALRARGIAPGLGTVLVGDDPGSHSYVAGKHRDCAEVGIESIRRDLPADATQVQVEGVVADLNADPACTGYIVQLPLPRGLDENRILGLIDPGKDADGLQPVNLGKLVLMEQAPLPCTPRGIVELLRRYDVPLKGADVVVVGRGVTVGRPLGLLLTRRSENATVTLCHTGTRDLAEHTRRADIVVAGAGVPGLITKDMVKPGAAVLDVGVTRTEAGLVGDVAPDVREVAGHVAPNPGGVGPMTRAMLLVNVVEAAERMAGIAPAG; encoded by the coding sequence ATGAGCGCACAGATTCTGGACGGCAAGGCCACGGCGGCGGCGATCCGCGCCGAACTGGTGGACCGGGTGGCGGCGCTGCGGGCCCGGGGGATCGCGCCCGGACTGGGCACGGTGCTGGTGGGCGACGACCCCGGCAGCCACTCCTACGTGGCGGGCAAGCACCGCGACTGCGCCGAGGTGGGCATCGAGAGCATCCGCCGGGACCTGCCGGCCGACGCCACCCAGGTGCAGGTGGAGGGCGTGGTGGCCGACCTCAACGCCGACCCCGCCTGCACCGGCTACATCGTGCAGCTGCCGCTGCCGCGCGGCCTGGACGAGAACCGGATCCTGGGGCTGATCGACCCCGGCAAGGACGCCGACGGCCTGCAGCCGGTCAACCTCGGCAAGCTCGTGCTGATGGAGCAGGCGCCGCTGCCGTGCACGCCGCGCGGGATCGTGGAGCTGCTGCGCCGCTACGACGTCCCGCTCAAGGGCGCCGACGTGGTCGTGGTGGGCCGCGGGGTGACCGTGGGCCGCCCGCTGGGGCTGCTGCTGACGCGGCGCAGCGAGAACGCCACGGTGACCCTGTGCCACACCGGCACCCGCGACCTGGCCGAGCACACCCGCCGCGCCGACATCGTGGTGGCCGGCGCCGGGGTGCCGGGGCTGATCACCAAGGACATGGTCAAGCCGGGCGCGGCCGTGCTGGACGTGGGCGTGACCCGCACCGAGGCCGGGCTGGTGGGCGACGTGGCGCCGGACGTGCGCGAGGTGGCCGGCCACGTGGCGCCCAACCCCGGCGGGGTGGGGCCGATGACGCGGGCCATGCTGCTGGTGAACGTCGTGGAGGCCGCCGAGCGCATGGCGGGGATCGCTCCCGCCGGCTGA
- a CDS encoding FHA domain-containing protein, whose product MDGPYLRVEESGDIHQLQPEVTTVGRGEGVDIRLGDPSVSRLHAELVRRGPYVYAVDLGLSRNGTRVNGRPIARRVLDEGDVLSFGSARCKIGGLPREELNPDVELRKGAAPELTRRELDVLTSLCRPALSEEAFVSPATAREIAEDLVVTEAAVKQHLLRLYQKFRVPEGANRRTRLANEVVALGLVRPMPVFDRERKAS is encoded by the coding sequence GTGGACGGGCCATATCTGCGGGTCGAGGAGAGCGGGGACATCCACCAGCTGCAACCTGAGGTCACCACGGTCGGACGCGGAGAAGGGGTCGACATCCGCCTCGGCGACCCCAGCGTGTCGCGGCTCCACGCCGAACTCGTGCGCCGCGGGCCCTACGTGTACGCGGTCGACCTCGGCCTGTCGCGCAACGGCACCCGTGTCAACGGGCGCCCCATAGCGCGCCGGGTGCTCGACGAAGGCGATGTCCTCAGCTTCGGCAGCGCGCGCTGCAAGATCGGCGGCCTCCCCCGGGAAGAGCTGAATCCCGACGTGGAGCTGCGCAAGGGGGCCGCACCCGAACTCACCCGGAGGGAGCTTGACGTCCTGACGTCGCTCTGCCGCCCCGCTCTCTCCGAAGAGGCCTTCGTCTCCCCCGCCACCGCGCGCGAGATCGCCGAGGACCTGGTCGTCACCGAAGCCGCGGTCAAGCAGCATCTCCTCCGCCTGTACCAGAAGTTCCGGGTCCCCGAGGGGGCCAACCGCCGCACCCGCCTTGCCAACGAGGTCGTGGCCCTGGGGCTGGTCCGCCCCATGCCGGTCTTCGACCGCGAACGCAAGGCGAGCTGA
- a CDS encoding DUF3017 domain-containing protein encodes MSQNTVEEAVAAKSRSPEDPPESAAGEPQQEPAEAQVPGWLAQVPYFLVLATMSAGIVIVAAAYFKRGPALIAGALLLAAVFRAVLPPERIGMLAVRRRWIDIATYTGLAVALIVLAWVAPQLS; translated from the coding sequence GTGAGCCAGAACACGGTGGAGGAAGCGGTCGCAGCCAAGTCGCGCTCGCCCGAGGACCCGCCCGAGTCCGCGGCGGGCGAGCCGCAGCAGGAGCCCGCCGAGGCGCAGGTGCCGGGCTGGCTGGCCCAGGTGCCCTACTTCCTGGTGCTCGCCACCATGTCGGCGGGCATCGTGATCGTGGCCGCCGCCTACTTCAAGCGGGGGCCCGCGCTGATCGCGGGCGCGCTGCTGCTGGCCGCGGTGTTCCGCGCGGTGCTGCCGCCCGAGCGCATCGGCATGCTGGCGGTGCGCCGCCGCTGGATCGACATCGCCACCTACACGGGCCTGGCCGTGGCGCTCATCGTGCTCGCATGGGTGGCGCCTCAGCTGTCCTAG
- a CDS encoding NADP-dependent isocitrate dehydrogenase, translating to MAKIKVENPVVELDGDEMTRIIWSFIKERLILPYLDVDLKYYDLGIEERDRTDDQITVDAANAIKQYGVGVKCATITPDEARVEEFGLKKMWRSPNGTIRNILGGVVFREPIICQNVPRLVPGWTKPIIIGRHAHGDQYKASDFKVPGPGTVTITYTPEDGGEPIELEVANFPEGGGVALGMYNYRKSIEDFARASFNYGLDRGYPVYMSTKNTILKAYDGMFKDVFAEIFEAEFKERFDAAGLTYEHRLIDDMVAAALKWEGGYVWACKNYDGDVQSDTVAQGFGSLGLMTSVLRTADGRTVEAEAAHGTVTRHFRQHQQGKPTSTNPIASIFAWTRGLEHRGKLDNTPAVVEFATTLEKVVIDTVEGGQMTKDLALLVGGDQEWLTTEQFLAALDENLQKRLA from the coding sequence ATGGCCAAAATCAAGGTTGAGAATCCCGTAGTAGAGCTTGACGGCGATGAGATGACCCGGATCATCTGGTCCTTCATCAAGGAGCGGCTGATCCTGCCCTACCTCGACGTCGACCTGAAGTACTACGACCTCGGCATCGAGGAGCGCGACCGCACCGACGACCAGATCACGGTCGACGCCGCCAACGCCATCAAGCAGTACGGCGTGGGCGTGAAGTGCGCCACCATCACCCCCGACGAGGCCCGCGTCGAGGAGTTCGGCCTGAAGAAGATGTGGCGGTCGCCCAACGGCACCATCCGCAACATCCTGGGCGGCGTGGTGTTCCGCGAGCCGATCATCTGCCAGAACGTGCCGCGCCTGGTGCCGGGCTGGACCAAGCCGATCATCATCGGCCGCCACGCCCACGGCGACCAGTACAAGGCCAGCGACTTCAAGGTCCCCGGCCCCGGCACGGTCACCATCACCTACACCCCCGAGGACGGCGGCGAGCCCATCGAGCTGGAGGTCGCCAACTTCCCCGAGGGCGGCGGCGTGGCCCTGGGCATGTACAACTACCGCAAGTCCATCGAGGACTTCGCGCGCGCCAGCTTCAACTACGGCCTGGACCGCGGCTACCCGGTCTACATGTCCACCAAGAACACGATCCTCAAGGCCTACGACGGCATGTTCAAGGACGTGTTCGCCGAGATCTTCGAGGCCGAGTTCAAGGAGCGCTTCGACGCCGCCGGCCTCACCTACGAGCACCGGCTGATTGACGACATGGTCGCCGCCGCCCTGAAGTGGGAGGGCGGCTACGTCTGGGCCTGCAAGAACTACGACGGCGACGTGCAGTCCGACACCGTGGCGCAGGGCTTCGGCTCGCTGGGCCTGATGACCTCGGTGCTGCGCACCGCCGACGGCCGCACCGTGGAGGCCGAGGCCGCCCACGGCACCGTCACCCGGCACTTCCGCCAGCACCAGCAGGGCAAGCCCACCTCCACCAACCCGATCGCCTCCATCTTCGCCTGGACGCGCGGGCTGGAGCACCGGGGCAAGCTCGACAACACCCCGGCGGTCGTGGAGTTCGCCACCACCCTGGAGAAGGTCGTCATCGACACCGTCGAGGGCGGGCAGATGACCAAGGACCTCGCGCTGCTGGTCGGCGGCGACCAGGAATGGCTCACCACCGAGCAGTTCCTGGCGGCGCTGGACGAGAACCTGCAGAAGCGCCTGGCCTAG
- a CDS encoding LCP family protein translates to MVDGPHGRGRGGSADDADRTGVFRRPPGGGADEIEKLFRPEPPRRSAPSGAGPTRRIPPVEDDRPARRSASSGGGRGRHGPPRDYDGSGRSRRAREQRRRRRRTVLVTVLVVLVLVPAVFYFWADSRLNRVPALDYEGRLEDQPGTTYMIVGSDSREGLTDEDMQNLRTGDAAGKRTDTIMVLYVPESGRPTIISVPRDSYVEIPGLGQNKINAAFAEDLGGGPTTLVQTFEQASGVHIDHYVEIGFSGFVDIVDAVGGVEMCPEEAMVDPKAGLDIEAGCQEMDGATALGYVRTRASARADLDRIQRQREFFSALVSKATSPGTLVNPFRSVPLVVNGTDTFVVDEGDHLSDLAGMALAMRDDPATTAVPVGATPTLPGVGSVVQWDEARSAEMFGAMQEGQPIPESAMQD, encoded by the coding sequence ATGGTTGACGGGCCACACGGACGCGGCCGGGGAGGGTCGGCGGACGACGCCGACCGCACCGGCGTGTTCCGCCGGCCTCCGGGGGGCGGGGCCGACGAGATCGAGAAGCTCTTCCGGCCGGAGCCGCCCCGCCGGTCGGCGCCGAGCGGGGCGGGGCCCACGCGGCGCATCCCGCCGGTCGAGGACGACCGCCCGGCGCGCCGTTCGGCGTCCTCGGGCGGGGGACGCGGGCGCCACGGCCCGCCGCGCGACTACGACGGCTCGGGCCGCTCCCGGCGCGCCCGCGAGCAGCGGCGCCGCCGGCGCCGCACCGTCCTGGTCACCGTCCTGGTGGTCTTGGTGCTGGTGCCCGCCGTGTTCTACTTCTGGGCCGACTCCCGGCTGAACCGGGTGCCCGCCCTGGACTACGAGGGGCGGCTGGAGGACCAGCCCGGCACCACCTACATGATCGTGGGCTCCGACAGCCGCGAGGGCCTGACCGACGAGGACATGCAGAACCTGCGCACCGGCGACGCCGCCGGCAAGCGCACCGACACCATCATGGTGCTCTACGTCCCGGAGTCGGGCCGGCCCACCATCATCAGCGTGCCGCGCGACTCCTACGTCGAGATCCCGGGCCTGGGCCAGAACAAGATCAACGCCGCCTTCGCCGAGGACCTCGGCGGCGGGCCCACCACCCTGGTGCAGACCTTCGAGCAGGCCAGCGGGGTGCACATCGACCACTACGTCGAGATCGGGTTCTCGGGGTTCGTGGACATCGTCGACGCCGTGGGCGGCGTGGAGATGTGCCCCGAGGAGGCCATGGTCGACCCCAAGGCCGGCCTGGACATCGAGGCCGGGTGCCAGGAGATGGACGGCGCCACCGCGCTGGGCTACGTGCGCACGCGCGCCTCGGCGCGGGCCGACCTCGACCGCATCCAGCGCCAGCGGGAGTTCTTCAGCGCGCTGGTGTCCAAGGCGACCTCGCCCGGCACGCTCGTCAACCCGTTCCGCTCGGTCCCGCTGGTGGTCAACGGCACCGACACCTTCGTGGTGGACGAGGGCGACCACCTCAGCGACCTCGCCGGGATGGCGCTGGCCATGCGCGACGACCCCGCCACCACGGCGGTGCCGGTGGGCGCCACGCCGACCCTGCCCGGCGTGGGATCGGTGGTGCAGTGGGACGAGGCGCGCTCGGCGGAGATGTTCGGCGCCATGCAGGAGGGGCAGCCGATCCCCGAGAGCGCCATGCAGGACTAG
- the galK gene encoding galactokinase, giving the protein MFDRLLAPFRRASASAPAGRTGDSPSARPEAPADGTGAAGAPAAAVEPRTVAPDRLAEAFAEAHGAPPAGVWHAPGRVNLMGEHTDYNDGLVLPMALPWGVMLALTPTDDGAVEVRSAQRPGEDVRFTTADLDARSPVTGWASYVAGVFWAAREAGHLPPGAGARIVLDSDLPIGAALSSSAALECAVLLALADAHGLDLAADRPAMAAIARRAENAYVGAPTGILDQSASLRCTEGHALFLDCRTGLGSNVPFGLKESGLRLLIMDTKVEHQLKDSTSGYAVRRDECERAAAALGVPALRDVEDLNTALPRLDDPVLADRVRHVVTEIHRVNAAVGLMRAGAVGDIGALFTASHLSMRDQFEISTPELDLAVETAVAAGARGARMTGGGFGGSAIALVPDDRLAEVERAVADAFAARGWTLPDQRVALPSPGARRLR; this is encoded by the coding sequence GTGTTCGACCGACTTCTCGCGCCGTTCCGGCGCGCATCGGCCTCCGCCCCGGCGGGGCGGACCGGCGACTCACCGTCGGCACGGCCGGAGGCCCCCGCCGACGGCACCGGCGCGGCCGGCGCACCGGCCGCCGCGGTGGAGCCCCGCACGGTCGCCCCCGACCGCCTCGCCGAGGCGTTCGCCGAGGCGCACGGCGCACCGCCCGCCGGCGTGTGGCACGCGCCGGGCCGGGTCAACCTCATGGGCGAGCACACCGACTACAACGACGGCCTGGTGCTGCCCATGGCCCTGCCCTGGGGCGTCATGCTGGCGCTGACCCCCACCGACGACGGCGCCGTGGAGGTCCGCAGCGCCCAGCGCCCCGGCGAGGACGTCCGCTTCACCACCGCCGACCTCGACGCGCGGTCCCCGGTCACCGGGTGGGCCTCTTACGTGGCCGGGGTGTTCTGGGCCGCCCGCGAGGCCGGCCACCTGCCGCCCGGGGCGGGCGCGCGCATCGTGCTCGACTCCGACCTGCCCATCGGCGCCGCGCTGTCGTCCTCGGCCGCCCTGGAGTGCGCGGTGCTGCTGGCCCTGGCCGACGCCCACGGGCTCGACCTGGCCGCCGACCGCCCGGCCATGGCCGCCATCGCCCGCCGCGCCGAGAACGCCTACGTGGGCGCGCCCACCGGGATCCTGGACCAGAGCGCGTCGCTGCGCTGCACCGAGGGCCACGCCCTCTTCCTCGACTGCCGCACCGGCCTGGGCAGCAACGTCCCCTTCGGGCTGAAGGAGTCGGGGCTGCGGCTGCTCATCATGGACACCAAGGTCGAGCACCAGCTCAAGGACTCCACCAGCGGCTACGCCGTCCGCCGCGACGAGTGCGAGCGCGCCGCCGCCGCGCTGGGGGTGCCCGCGCTGCGCGACGTCGAGGACCTCAACACCGCCCTGCCCCGGCTGGACGACCCCGTCCTGGCCGACCGGGTGCGCCACGTCGTCACCGAGATCCACCGGGTCAACGCCGCCGTGGGCCTCATGCGCGCCGGCGCCGTGGGCGACATCGGCGCCCTGTTCACCGCCTCCCACCTGTCCATGCGCGACCAGTTCGAGATCTCCACCCCCGAACTGGACCTCGCCGTGGAGACCGCCGTGGCCGCCGGCGCCCGGGGCGCCCGCATGACCGGCGGCGGGTTCGGCGGCAGCGCCATCGCCCTGGTGCCGGACGACCGCCTGGCCGAGGTCGAGCGCGCCGTGGCCGACGCGTTCGCCGCGCGCGGCTGGACCCTGCCCGACCAGCGCGTCGCCCTGCCCTCGCCGGGCGCCCGCCGGCTGCGCTGA
- the galE gene encoding UDP-glucose 4-epimerase GalE — MRVLVTGGAGYIGSVVAAQLVEAGHDVVVLDDLSTGHADAVPKGARLVEGGIREHAQAVMAEQGTEAVLHFAARSVVPESVAHPDRYWDGNVGCSLALLEAMRVCGVGRIVFSSTAAVYGEPETVPIPEDAPVRPGNPYGATKAAIDAALTEHARMHGIGAVSLRYFNVAGAYAGLGERHTTETHLIPIVLQVAQGRRESVSVYGSDYPTPDGTCVRDYIHVADLAEAHLLALDHCRPGEHRVFNLGNGTGFSVREVIEVCREVTGHPIPVAAAGRRAGDPAALVASSERARAELGWVPRRPGLREIVSDAWTFHTAHPGPAAGAGGRA; from the coding sequence GTGAGAGTCCTGGTCACGGGAGGCGCCGGATACATCGGCAGCGTGGTCGCCGCGCAGCTCGTCGAAGCCGGCCACGACGTCGTCGTCCTCGACGACCTGTCCACCGGCCACGCCGACGCCGTGCCCAAGGGCGCCCGGCTGGTCGAGGGCGGCATCCGCGAGCACGCCCAGGCGGTCATGGCCGAGCAGGGCACCGAGGCCGTGCTGCACTTCGCGGCCCGCTCCGTGGTGCCGGAGTCGGTGGCCCACCCCGACCGCTACTGGGACGGCAACGTCGGCTGCTCCCTGGCGCTCCTGGAGGCCATGCGGGTGTGCGGGGTGGGGCGCATCGTGTTCTCCTCCACCGCCGCCGTCTACGGCGAGCCCGAGACCGTGCCCATCCCCGAGGACGCCCCGGTGCGCCCGGGCAACCCCTACGGCGCCACCAAGGCCGCCATCGACGCCGCCCTCACCGAGCACGCGCGCATGCACGGCATCGGCGCGGTGAGCCTGCGCTACTTCAACGTCGCCGGCGCCTACGCCGGGCTGGGCGAGCGCCACACCACCGAGACCCACCTCATCCCGATCGTGCTCCAGGTGGCCCAGGGCCGCCGGGAGTCGGTGTCGGTCTACGGCTCCGACTACCCCACGCCCGACGGCACCTGCGTGCGCGACTACATCCACGTCGCCGACCTCGCCGAGGCCCACCTGCTGGCGCTGGACCACTGCCGCCCGGGCGAGCACCGGGTCTTCAACCTCGGCAACGGCACCGGGTTCTCGGTCCGCGAGGTCATCGAGGTGTGCCGCGAGGTCACCGGCCACCCCATCCCGGTCGCGGCGGCCGGCCGCCGCGCGGGCGACCCCGCCGCCCTGGTGGCCTCCAGCGAGCGCGCCCGCGCCGAACTGGGGTGGGTCCCGCGCCGCCCCGGGCTGCGCGAGATCGTCTCCGACGCCTGGACCTTCCACACCGCCCACCCCGGCCCGGCCGCCGGGGCGGGCGGCCGCGCCTAG